The Osmia bicornis bicornis chromosome 9, iOsmBic2.1, whole genome shotgun sequence genome has a segment encoding these proteins:
- the LOC114873158 gene encoding uncharacterized protein LOC114873158 isoform X2 has translation MEDSYAVHRRRKAAARRREKTPDPSSRNQLVETSDDEEGSRRARMEKMADEAEQMEQQEKENKLKPEVEAEEKKSNKRMNVEEKASPSKEARENDAKDEAARSAKKEAATKLDEETSKKDEKYQDAIPRSKEVDADNEPSLEPRKERRLKKKSRERIERQGQSTDSSELDEKMEKSRRTKSPEGGKHRAKKSAKRITAEPDIAKKDTVERPPREKKEKSKRKAEEIEEPRERGPSMRHSQTDDTDEDPKMKKSESFPKPDEPVIRRSASDIKKQIIPLSDDTLIEDFAKAQREYMKREHSILDPDNYEIFEDAQEETSLRRRKFSIPSKSEEEEETVPAEKPKVSEKKSWLSWLPFFRKKKEDKEAEEQKVEEKPSKKISSEMKFVAKQFGEPEKVTLVDFLRALKDVVSEFKAFVAQNPKEVRVVKGLRNRCMAELLLVMIYCGLGAFVFRFTEGAFESFYKCGVKRVKRDFLDSLWNYSHNMREDDWKSMARRKLMEFEEQLHTAHEAGLHSYSGQRSWSFLNAVVYCLTVITTIGYGHISPSTNTGRAITIVYAIFGIPMFLIILADFGKLFTRGIKFLWAFVRRLYYTGSCRKVRGTVPVQEVMKGVQLVYDLATFKRPSQINPEDIEEIQKQAQQSQTVLNLDGNVPDTPGTPAMSAFAIDDEFNLPISVAIFILLGYIFVGATLFCLSEGWGFFESFYFVFISMSTIGFGDYVPKMVSFEIQKVHQQTKKKRQNHRVHTHSFIRAFCISLTSAQLHVFSY, from the exons ATGGAGGACAGCTACGCGGTGCACAGGCGCCGGAAAGCCGCGGCCCGAAGGCGGGAGAAGACTCCAGACCCATCGTCGAGGAACCAGCTGGTAGAGACCTCGGACGACGAGGAGGGCTCGAGACGCGCCAGAATGGAGAAGATGGCCGACGAGGCTGAACAAATGGAGCAGCAGGAGAAAGAGAACAAGTTGAAACCAGAAGTTGAAGCGGAGGAGAAGAAGTCTAACAAGAGGATGAACGTGGAAGAAAAAGCTTCTCCTTCGAAAGAGGCACGCGAGAACGACGCTAAAGACGAGGCTGCGAGGTCGGCAAAGAAGGAAGCGGCGACGAAATTAGACGAAGAGACGTCGAAGAAAGACGAAAAGTATCAGGACGCCATACCTAGGTCGAAGGAAGTCGATGCTGACAACGAACCATCTCTGGAACCGAGGAAGGAGAGGAGACTGAAGAAGAAGTCGAGGGAACGAATAGAAAGGCAAGGTCAGTCGACTGACTCCAGCGAGCTGGACGAGAAGATGGAGAAATCAAGGCGAACGAAATCACCGGAAGGCGGCAAACACCGTGCAAAGAAATCTGCGAAAAGGATCACCGCTGAGCCTGATATCGCGAAGAAAGACACCGTCGAGCGACCTCCGCgggaaaagaaggaaaagagtAAACGGAAGGCCGAAGAGATAGAAGAGCCCCGAGAAAGAGGACCTTCTATGCGCCACAGTCAAACCGACGACACCGACGAAGACCCGAAGATGAAGAAGAGCGAGTCTTTTCCTAAGCCCGACGAACCGGTCATCAGAAGATCCGCGTCGGATATAAAGAAGCAGATAATTCCATTGAGCGACGACACTCTCATAGAGGATTTCGCCAAAGCTCAAAGGGAATATATGAAAAGGGAACACAGCATTCTCGACCCCGATAACTATGAAATTTTCGAGGATGCTCAAGAGGAAACGTCGCTCAGACGAAGAAAATTCAGCATTCCCAGTAAAagcgaagaggaagaggagacCGTGCCCGCAGAGAAGCCGAAAGTATCTGAAAAGAAATCCTGGCTCTCCTGGCTACCCTTCTTCCgcaagaagaaagaagacaaAGAAGCTGAAGAGCAGAAAGTTGAAGAAAAACCTTCGAAGAAGATTTCATCGGAGATGAAATTCGTGGCGAAGCAATTCGGTGAACCGGAAAAAGTTACCCTCGTGGACTTTCTGAGAGCCCTGAAGGACGTGGTTTCCGAGTTCAAAGCTTTCGTAGCCCAAAATCCGAAAGAGGTTCGGGTGGTGAAGGGACTTCGCAATCGTTGCATGGCGGAGCTTTTGTTGGTGATGATCTATTGTGGCCTCGGCGCGTTCGTCTTCCGGTTCACCGAGGGGGCCTTCGAGAGTTTCTACAAGTGCGGCGTGAAGAGGGTGAAACGCGATTTCCTCGACAGCTTGTGGAACTACAGCCACAATATGAGGGAGGACGATTGGAAGAGCATGGCTCGCCGGAAGTTGATGGAGTTCGAGGAACAATTGCATACCGCCCACGAAGCTGGTTTGCACAGCTACAGCGGTCAAAGGAGCTGGAGCTTCCTGAACGCTGTCGTGTATTGTTTAACCGTGATCACCACTATCG GATACGGTCACATTTCACCAAGTACCAACACGGGAAGGGCAATTACGATAGTTTACGCCATCTTCGGGATCCCGATGTTTCTGATAATATTGGCCGATTTTGGTAAACTCTTCACACGCGGTATCAAGTTCCTCTGGGCGTTCGTTCGAAGGCTGTATTACACCGGAAGTTGCAGAAAAGTTCGTGGAACTGTACCTGTACAA GAGGTAATGAAAGGGGTTCAATTAGTATACGACCTAGCAACGTTCAAGAGACCCTCTCAAATCAATCCAGAGGATATCGAGGAGATACAGAAACAAGCTCAGCAATCTCAGACAGTGCTGAATTTAGATGGAAACGTTCCTGATACACCAGGAACGCCGGCAATGTCCGCGTTCGCAATTGACGACGAATTCAATCTACCGATCTCGGTGGCCATCTTCATCCTCCTTGGTTACATATTCGTAGGCGCCACCCTGTTCTGTCTGTCGGAGGGATGGGGATTCTTCGAGAGCTTCTACTTCGTCTTCATCTCAATGAGCACTATCGGTTTCGGCGATTACGTGCCAAAG ATGGTAAGCTTTGAAATCCAAAAAGTTCATCAacaaactaaaaaaaaaagacaaaatcaCCGTGTACATACACACTCTTTCATACGTGCTTTTTGCATAAGTCTCACTTCAGCACAATTGCACGTGTTTTCTTACTGA
- the LOC114873160 gene encoding 39S ribosomal protein L21, mitochondrial, with product MATLTGFTRLFNFATNTCIRRILPAPTYKQYYSAPKLWEIRVADYRTRYRLPWFPEPPSYQEEIPEHDEEKEEEASAVINEINKQICTKATGRLFAVVHLCGLQFKITESDIIAISGQWAPQPGDKLTLEKVMLVGGKDFTLIGRPILNRELVSVDATVIQKTLSHTITRFRFKKRKQYRRINFYRIHRTMLRINSITINGDIDKKKEIEGLDRIY from the exons ATGGCGACACTGACTGGTTTTACAAGACTATTTAATTTTGCTACAAATACCTGTATTCGAAGGATTCTTCCAGCTCCAACGTATAAACAATACTATTCAG CACCAAAGTTATGGGAAATCAGAGTAGCAGATTACCGTACTAGATACAGGTTACCTTGGTTTCCAGAACCACCTAGCTATCAAGAAGAAATTCCTGAACATGatgaggaaaaagaagaagaagcatcTG ctgtaataaatgaaattaacaaaCAGATATGTACTAAAGCAACTGGCCGCTTATTCGCGGTTGTGCATTTATGTGGATTACAATTTAAAATCACAGAAAGCGATATTATAGCTATTAGTGGTCAGTGGGCACCACAACCAGGAGATAAATTAACATTAGAAAAAGTAATGCTTGTCGGCGGCAAAGACTTCACACTTATCGGAAGGCCTATTCTTAATAGGGAATTAGTATCGGTCGATGCGACCGTAATTCAGAAAACTTTATCTCACACAATTACCCGTTTCagatttaaaaaacgaaaacaaTATCGTAGAATAAACT tTTACAGAATACACAGAACAATGTTAAGAATAAATTCGATAACTATAAATGGAGATATTgacaaaaagaaagaaattgaagGCTTAGACAGAATatattaa
- the LOC114873151 gene encoding CD9 antigen-like produces the protein MVLSECYGFAKYALICVNLLFWAVGLAGVVLAVWMLTDQTFLMSLTQEQHNFNAGLYILLSAGILMLIVAFLGCCGAFRESQCMLVVFFSCLLVVIVAQIAAGAWLYRNSDSLEELVKSSVINTVKNKYGEDASQTEAVDAFQSGLGCCGATGPADWTGSKYATKDPSIPVSLTVSGDVNNMYKVPESCCKEKDSTVCKIARNIKVASIINPAIYSEGCIDKLMDALKSQKNIVIGVAAGVGILELLGLIFSLVLCCAIGSSDRYKA, from the exons ATGGTGCTTTCAGAATGTTATGGATTCGCTAAATATGCATTAATTTGCGTGAACCTACTATTTTGG GCTGTGGGTCTAGCAGGAGTGGTACTAGCAGTATGGATGTTAACAGACCAAACGTTCCTGATGTCCCTGACTCAGGAACAGCATAACTTTAACGCTGGTCTCtatatcctcctctcagctgGGATCCTGATGCTGATAGTAGCATTTCTCGGCTGCTGTGGTGCCTTCCGTGAATCCCAGTGTATGCTGGTCGTTTTCTTCAGTTGCCTGCTGGTGGTTATCGTTGCACAAATCGCAGCTGGAGCTTGGCTTTACAGGAATAGCGATAGCCTCGAGGAGCTGGTCAAGTCTTCCGTGATAAATACCGTTAAG AATAAATATGGCGAGGACGCCTCTCAAACAGAGGCCGTCGATGCATTTCAATCGGGTCTCGGATGTTGCGGAGCTACTGGTCCAGCTGATTGGACGGGTAGTAAATATGCAACCAAGGATCCATCGATTCCCGTCAGCTTAACTGTTTCTGGCGATGTGAATAACATGTACAAGGTGCCCGAATCTTGCTGCAAGGAGAAAGATAGCACTGTTTGTAAAATAGCTCGCAATATTAAAGTCGCCAGTATCATTAATCCAGCAATTTATAGCGAG gGTTGTATAGACAAACTGATGGATGCACTGAAGAGCCAAAAGAACATCGTCATCGGTGTAGCAGCCGGTGTAGGTATCTTGGAACTTCTTGGATTAATATTTTCCCTGGTATTGTGCTGTGCGATTGGCTCCTCCGATAGATACAAAGCTTGA
- the LOC114873158 gene encoding uncharacterized protein LOC114873158 isoform X1 — MEDSYAVHRRRKAAARRREKTPDPSSRNQLVETSDDEEGSRRARMEKMADEAEQMEQQEKENKLKPEVEAEEKKSNKRMNVEEKASPSKEARENDAKDEAARSAKKEAATKLDEETSKKDEKYQDAIPRSKEVDADNEPSLEPRKERRLKKKSRERIERQGQSTDSSELDEKMEKSRRTKSPEGGKHRAKKSAKRITAEPDIAKKDTVERPPREKKEKSKRKAEEIEEPRERGPSMRHSQTDDTDEDPKMKKSESFPKPDEPVIRRSASDIKKQIIPLSDDTLIEDFAKAQREYMKREHSILDPDNYEIFEDAQEETSLRRRKFSIPSKSEEEEETVPAEKPKVSEKKSWLSWLPFFRKKKEDKEAEEQKVEEKPSKKISSEMKFVAKQFGEPEKVTLVDFLRALKDVVSEFKAFVAQNPKEVRVVKGLRNRCMAELLLVMIYCGLGAFVFRFTEGAFESFYKCGVKRVKRDFLDSLWNYSHNMREDDWKSMARRKLMEFEEQLHTAHEAGLHSYSGQRSWSFLNAVVYCLTVITTIGYGHISPSTNTGRAITIVYAIFGIPMFLIILADFGKLFTRGIKFLWAFVRRLYYTGSCRKVRGTVPVQEVMKGVQLVYDLATFKRPSQINPEDIEEIQKQAQQSQTVLNLDGNVPDTPGTPAMSAFAIDDEFNLPISVAIFILLGYIFVGATLFCLSEGWGFFESFYFVFISMSTIGFGDYVPKHPIYMMCSIIYLVFGLALTSMCINVVQVMLSDSFRQASQKIGATIGFAVAEEDGSVNPTVPPPVEIADIHVSVKESNSDEKIAPKAKQEDVDL, encoded by the exons ATGGAGGACAGCTACGCGGTGCACAGGCGCCGGAAAGCCGCGGCCCGAAGGCGGGAGAAGACTCCAGACCCATCGTCGAGGAACCAGCTGGTAGAGACCTCGGACGACGAGGAGGGCTCGAGACGCGCCAGAATGGAGAAGATGGCCGACGAGGCTGAACAAATGGAGCAGCAGGAGAAAGAGAACAAGTTGAAACCAGAAGTTGAAGCGGAGGAGAAGAAGTCTAACAAGAGGATGAACGTGGAAGAAAAAGCTTCTCCTTCGAAAGAGGCACGCGAGAACGACGCTAAAGACGAGGCTGCGAGGTCGGCAAAGAAGGAAGCGGCGACGAAATTAGACGAAGAGACGTCGAAGAAAGACGAAAAGTATCAGGACGCCATACCTAGGTCGAAGGAAGTCGATGCTGACAACGAACCATCTCTGGAACCGAGGAAGGAGAGGAGACTGAAGAAGAAGTCGAGGGAACGAATAGAAAGGCAAGGTCAGTCGACTGACTCCAGCGAGCTGGACGAGAAGATGGAGAAATCAAGGCGAACGAAATCACCGGAAGGCGGCAAACACCGTGCAAAGAAATCTGCGAAAAGGATCACCGCTGAGCCTGATATCGCGAAGAAAGACACCGTCGAGCGACCTCCGCgggaaaagaaggaaaagagtAAACGGAAGGCCGAAGAGATAGAAGAGCCCCGAGAAAGAGGACCTTCTATGCGCCACAGTCAAACCGACGACACCGACGAAGACCCGAAGATGAAGAAGAGCGAGTCTTTTCCTAAGCCCGACGAACCGGTCATCAGAAGATCCGCGTCGGATATAAAGAAGCAGATAATTCCATTGAGCGACGACACTCTCATAGAGGATTTCGCCAAAGCTCAAAGGGAATATATGAAAAGGGAACACAGCATTCTCGACCCCGATAACTATGAAATTTTCGAGGATGCTCAAGAGGAAACGTCGCTCAGACGAAGAAAATTCAGCATTCCCAGTAAAagcgaagaggaagaggagacCGTGCCCGCAGAGAAGCCGAAAGTATCTGAAAAGAAATCCTGGCTCTCCTGGCTACCCTTCTTCCgcaagaagaaagaagacaaAGAAGCTGAAGAGCAGAAAGTTGAAGAAAAACCTTCGAAGAAGATTTCATCGGAGATGAAATTCGTGGCGAAGCAATTCGGTGAACCGGAAAAAGTTACCCTCGTGGACTTTCTGAGAGCCCTGAAGGACGTGGTTTCCGAGTTCAAAGCTTTCGTAGCCCAAAATCCGAAAGAGGTTCGGGTGGTGAAGGGACTTCGCAATCGTTGCATGGCGGAGCTTTTGTTGGTGATGATCTATTGTGGCCTCGGCGCGTTCGTCTTCCGGTTCACCGAGGGGGCCTTCGAGAGTTTCTACAAGTGCGGCGTGAAGAGGGTGAAACGCGATTTCCTCGACAGCTTGTGGAACTACAGCCACAATATGAGGGAGGACGATTGGAAGAGCATGGCTCGCCGGAAGTTGATGGAGTTCGAGGAACAATTGCATACCGCCCACGAAGCTGGTTTGCACAGCTACAGCGGTCAAAGGAGCTGGAGCTTCCTGAACGCTGTCGTGTATTGTTTAACCGTGATCACCACTATCG GATACGGTCACATTTCACCAAGTACCAACACGGGAAGGGCAATTACGATAGTTTACGCCATCTTCGGGATCCCGATGTTTCTGATAATATTGGCCGATTTTGGTAAACTCTTCACACGCGGTATCAAGTTCCTCTGGGCGTTCGTTCGAAGGCTGTATTACACCGGAAGTTGCAGAAAAGTTCGTGGAACTGTACCTGTACAA GAGGTAATGAAAGGGGTTCAATTAGTATACGACCTAGCAACGTTCAAGAGACCCTCTCAAATCAATCCAGAGGATATCGAGGAGATACAGAAACAAGCTCAGCAATCTCAGACAGTGCTGAATTTAGATGGAAACGTTCCTGATACACCAGGAACGCCGGCAATGTCCGCGTTCGCAATTGACGACGAATTCAATCTACCGATCTCGGTGGCCATCTTCATCCTCCTTGGTTACATATTCGTAGGCGCCACCCTGTTCTGTCTGTCGGAGGGATGGGGATTCTTCGAGAGCTTCTACTTCGTCTTCATCTCAATGAGCACTATCGGTTTCGGCGATTACGTGCCAAAG CATCCCATATACATGATGTGTTCGATAATATACCTGGTGTTCGGCCTGGCTCTCACGTCCATGTGCATCAACGTGGTACAg GTGATGCTATCAGACTCGTTCAGGCAGGCTAGTCAGAAGATCGGTGCAACGATCGGTTTCGCCGTCGCCGAGGAGGATGGATCGGTGAATCCAACAGTGCCTCCACCGGTCGAGATCGCCGATATTCACGTCAGCGTAAAGGAATCCAACAGCGACGAGAAAATTGCACCCAAGGCTAAGCAAGAGGACGTCGATTTGTAG